The Calditrichota bacterium nucleotide sequence ACGAGTGAATCAGCCCCCCTCAGCTCAGCTTCCCCTCGTGAGTTGAGAGAAGAGACCTTGGGATCAGTCTCACGTCCACCCCGAGGCTCACCTGACTTGTGCGGAGAAAAATGTCGCCGTTCTTTCACCATCGCTCGTAGTGTACAAGTTCGGACAAAGCTTTACGGGTCTTGGGGCGCGGGGAGTCGGCTGGGTAGCCAAGCGGCGTGAAAGCGAGCGGCTCGACGCCTTCGGGCAGGCCCAACACCTCGCGCGCCGCCACAGGGTCAAAGGCCGCGACCCAACACGTGCCCAGCCCGAGATCGGCCGCTGCCAAGATCAGATGGTCCATCGCAATGGTCGCGTCAACATCGGCGTAGTTCTTGCCGTCCATGCGAGACCAGGCCTTGCCAGGGAGCGCGCACACCCCGATGACCAGCGGCGCCTGGGTGAACCAGGCAGCCTTGTAGATGCGCCGCAGCTCATCCTCTCGACCTTTGGTGCTGACTACCAGCAGAGCAAAGGGCTGGCGATTAGCCGCGGTTGGTGCCAGACGCGCCGCTTCCAATATGGCGGCGAGCTTGTCCTCCTCGACCGGCCGATCCTGGTAGGCGCGCACACTGTAGCGCGTGCGAATAAGAGCTGAAAACTCCATGTGTTACCTCCACCCGTTCAAACCTACATGCAGGGGCGATGCATACTTCGCCCGCCGGCTCCTCCTGCATGAGCCTCAGGAGAGAACCCCAAACCCATACGAAGCCACCACCTGACGCAGCGCCGCGAGCTTCTCCTCCGGCGGTGGTTCCAGGTGAGCCGCACGGTAACGCATGCCCAGGGCCAGATACTTGTCAGCCGCCAGCTTGTGGAAGCGAAGCAGCTCGAAGATCACCCTTGGCTTGCCGTTCGCGCCCCGCCTGGAAGGCGGAATCAGGCGGCGAACGGTCTCGGCAATGAGGCGCATGTCTTCCTGGCTGTCGTTGAAGCCT carries:
- a CDS encoding nitroreductase family protein → MEFSALIRTRYSVRAYQDRPVEEDKLAAILEAARLAPTAANRQPFALLVVSTKGREDELRRIYKAAWFTQAPLVIGVCALPGKAWSRMDGKNYADVDATIAMDHLILAAADLGLGTCWVAAFDPVAAREVLGLPEGVEPLAFTPLGYPADSPRPKTRKALSELVHYERW